The Candidatus Neomarinimicrobiota bacterium sequence GATTCATTAAAGCAGGTCCTTGCTGAGAAATGGAAATCAGAACAATGAGCAACGAGTTAATCTTTTTTATTCAGACCATTATAGGACTTGGCATGGTCCTTTTTGCATTTCGCATTGGAAAAAACTGGCTCTATGCGCTCATTGCCGTCAATTATGTACTGGCAAATATCTTTGTAACTAAAACTATTGTACTTTTTGGATTTGAAGCCACCGGTGGAAATGTCCTGTATGGTGCCATATTTCTCAGTACGGACATTCTTTCTGAATATTATGGCAAAGCAGCTGCCCGAAAGGGTGTGTTTATTGGATTAGGGGCTACCTTATTTTACCTCGTAATGTCCCAATTTATGATCCTATACGAAGCCAGTCCCAATGATTGGGGTGCTTCTGCGGGTATGGATACCATATTCAGTTTTGCCCCTGGGATTGTTCTTGCAAGTGTGATAGCCTATCTGATGTCCCAACTTCATGATGTCTGGGCATTTCATTTTTGGAAAGCCAAATTTGAAGGAAAATTTCTGTGGATTAGAAATAATCTCTCCACAGCATCCAGTCAGTTAATTGATTCAGTAACCTTCGCCATTCTGGCCTTTGCTGTTTTCCCAAGACTTTTCCTCGATCCAGAGAGTGTACTCCCCATGTCGGTAGTCTGGGAGATAGTACTCACAACCTATATTCTCAAACTTATGGTCGCATTTATTGATACTCCATTTATCTATTTCAGTCAAAGATTTGGACCTAAACACGAAATGAAATAGGGGAGTCTCACTTTTCATTTGTCCTCAGATTGGGTTGGTTTATATTTGCGCGCTTTTTCAATACGGAGACGTGGCCGAGTGGCTTAAGGCGGCGGCTTGCTAAGCCGTTGTACGTTTTGGCGTACCGTAGGTTCGAATCCTACCGTCTCCGCATTTTTGACATTGGACCTTATATTCGACCAGTACGATTTGCTGGAGAATAAAGGTTCGAAACGGAGCGTAGCGAAGTAAAGCGAGGGAGTCCCACAGGGACGACGCTCAGCTAATCCTACCGTCTCCGCATTATTACTCCTCAATGGAGTATAATAGTCAGGTATTGCTGCACTGGAGGTGTAGGCTAATTGGTAAGTCAGCGGTCTTGAAAACCGCCGTCCGAAAGGACTTGGGAGTTCGAGTCCCCCCACCTCCGCTAGGCTTCATTCGAATAAAATGAAGAATGAAGCCTACCCCGAGCGTAGCTGAAAGCGAAGCTGGGAAGAATTTATCCAATCCAATAAAATTCGAATTACGCCCGAGCAGGCTAGAAACCTAAGAGCAGATTATGTTTTACGTTTACATTTTGCGTTCACAAAAATACCCAGAGCGACACTATACAGGGTATACGACAGATATTAAGAAAAGAATCCTAAAACATAATTATGGAGAAGTAAAAAGTACGGCCAGGTATAAACCATGGTCACTTGAGACATTGATCTCCTTTGATACAGAAGATAAAGCAATCGCATTTGAGAAATACCTAGTCGTCCCTGTAAAAGTATATAACGATAATAATAACAATGTGTTGTGTAGAGATAAATAAAGCTTAAGTTGCCAGAAATCAATAAAAACAGTTCAAAACATGGTGATTTATGAAAGCAAAACCCAAAATTCGTAATC is a genomic window containing:
- a CDS encoding queuosine precursor transporter, giving the protein MSNELIFFIQTIIGLGMVLFAFRIGKNWLYALIAVNYVLANIFVTKTIVLFGFEATGGNVLYGAIFLSTDILSEYYGKAAARKGVFIGLGATLFYLVMSQFMILYEASPNDWGASAGMDTIFSFAPGIVLASVIAYLMSQLHDVWAFHFWKAKFEGKFLWIRNNLSTASSQLIDSVTFAILAFAVFPRLFLDPESVLPMSVVWEIVLTTYILKLMVAFIDTPFIYFSQRFGPKHEMK
- a CDS encoding GIY-YIG nuclease family protein, whose protein sequence is MFYVYILRSQKYPERHYTGYTTDIKKRILKHNYGEVKSTARYKPWSLETLISFDTEDKAIAFEKYLVVPVKVYNDNNNNVLCRDK